A genomic stretch from Flavobacterium nitratireducens includes:
- a CDS encoding DMT family transporter yields MSWILLIIGGLFEVAFASCLGKAKETTGMESAYWMLGFLLSLTASMFLLYKATQELPIGTAYAVWTGIGAVGTVLVGIFVFKEPATFWRLFFIVTLIGSIIGLKFVSNH; encoded by the coding sequence ATGAGTTGGATTTTATTAATAATTGGTGGTTTGTTTGAAGTAGCTTTTGCTTCTTGTTTGGGAAAGGCCAAAGAAACTACTGGAATGGAATCGGCATACTGGATGTTGGGATTTTTGTTGAGTCTTACAGCAAGTATGTTTTTATTGTACAAAGCCACGCAGGAATTGCCTATTGGGACTGCTTATGCGGTTTGGACAGGAATAGGAGCTGTAGGAACAGTTCTAGTAGGAATCTTTGTTTTTAAAGAACCAGCTACTTTCTGGCGATTATTCTTTATTGTTACTTTGATAGGTTCTATTATTGGATTGAAATTTGTATCCAATCACTAA
- a CDS encoding DUF5686 family protein, with protein sequence MKHLFLFLFFSLSLQAQFRINGIVKESSTTKTLAFATITTNNGVISTSDVDGKFSILSQNPISYFYVSYIGYQKIKINVAQNNHFYPVLLTQKTDKLNEVVVNSENAATAIIKKTIALKDNNNPQKRLQSFEFKTYNKLVVSANPDSIAGKIDSIIVKKTKEGVYFKIDSANYKFKTTVSKRHLFQTEKVSQYQFSNKTLKETILGTKMAGLKQPLYEILAFNLQSFSIYEPKYELFETKYNSPIADDAIREYNYKLLDTVVISGRNAYMIYFKNKKKSKAKGLEGILYVDQNNYAITKAIMRIRGLLDISGTHEFEYNPTENIWFPRHKNFQIIKGKNDDDIKIFGGTIQFDGDMKQDLSPRKKQPSDYIYLLSDSYNFDIKNNTEVQILNPNFAVEIDKTAFKKEDSFWKNYRKDSIDNRSKRTYNELDSISVRRKIANRVQFGKKAINGYLPIGFFDLDLRKIFSYNNYEGFRLGLGGVTNDRLSKLFRIDGYYAYGTKDGIFKGSIGAAVKMDSRTNSWLGFSYTDDIREIASTSFSIEKKPFKIYDPRPINISTFYNYISWKTYIETKKIPKTESVWEISKSEITPKFDYAFHLKDKLFTAYNISTAMVSLQWSPFSDYMQTPTGRIETEKRYPKFTFQFTQTIGNLWKNDFDFSKFDFKTEYEKKYLNGHKTSLLVQAGYAKGDVPLTHLYNTSPNNITKETIIQRITFGGKNSFETMFFNEFFSNKYAYFQFKHAFNRVTLLKKIKPSLVLVSRMAWGNLEHPEQHLGLNFKTLKDGFFESGIELNQIFNGLGLTTFFRYGSNQLPKLQDNITIKLSYVLNLGF encoded by the coding sequence ATGAAGCATCTTTTTTTGTTTTTATTCTTTAGCCTTTCGCTTCAAGCACAATTTCGAATCAATGGAATTGTTAAAGAATCCAGCACAACAAAAACACTTGCTTTTGCTACTATTACAACTAACAATGGTGTTATTAGCACTTCAGATGTAGATGGAAAATTCAGCATCCTATCTCAAAACCCTATTTCCTATTTTTATGTTTCCTACATTGGTTACCAAAAAATAAAAATAAATGTTGCGCAAAACAATCATTTTTACCCGGTGCTGCTTACGCAAAAAACAGACAAGCTCAATGAAGTAGTAGTCAATTCGGAAAATGCGGCAACTGCCATCATCAAAAAAACCATTGCATTAAAAGACAATAATAATCCTCAAAAAAGACTTCAAAGTTTTGAATTCAAAACCTACAACAAATTAGTTGTTTCGGCCAATCCTGATTCGATTGCTGGAAAAATAGATTCCATTATCGTCAAAAAAACAAAAGAAGGTGTCTATTTTAAAATTGACTCTGCCAATTACAAATTCAAAACTACCGTAAGCAAACGCCATTTATTCCAAACGGAAAAAGTGTCACAATATCAGTTTAGTAACAAAACCTTAAAAGAAACCATTCTGGGGACTAAAATGGCAGGATTAAAACAACCGCTATATGAAATCCTTGCTTTTAACCTACAATCTTTTTCCATATACGAACCCAAATACGAACTTTTTGAAACCAAATACAACAGTCCTATAGCTGATGATGCTATTAGGGAATACAACTATAAACTTTTGGATACAGTAGTCATCAGTGGCAGAAATGCTTATATGATTTACTTTAAAAACAAAAAGAAAAGCAAAGCCAAAGGACTAGAAGGTATTTTGTATGTTGACCAAAATAATTACGCTATCACTAAAGCTATAATGCGTATTAGAGGGCTACTGGACATCAGCGGGACTCATGAATTCGAATACAATCCAACAGAAAATATTTGGTTTCCAAGACACAAAAATTTCCAAATTATCAAAGGAAAAAACGATGATGATATTAAAATATTCGGTGGTACGATTCAATTTGATGGCGACATGAAACAGGATTTAAGTCCGAGAAAAAAACAACCATCGGATTATATTTATTTACTGTCTGACAGCTATAATTTTGACATTAAAAACAACACCGAAGTCCAAATTTTGAATCCAAATTTTGCTGTAGAAATAGATAAAACTGCTTTTAAAAAAGAAGATTCTTTTTGGAAAAATTATCGAAAGGACAGCATAGACAACAGAAGCAAAAGAACTTACAACGAACTTGATAGCATTTCAGTAAGAAGAAAAATTGCAAATCGTGTACAATTTGGCAAGAAAGCAATCAATGGGTATTTACCTATTGGCTTTTTTGATTTAGACTTGCGTAAAATATTTAGCTACAACAATTACGAAGGTTTCCGTTTAGGCTTAGGCGGGGTAACCAATGACAGACTTTCTAAACTGTTCCGAATAGATGGCTATTATGCCTATGGAACCAAAGATGGAATTTTTAAAGGGAGTATTGGAGCTGCGGTTAAAATGGATAGCCGTACCAACTCTTGGTTAGGGTTTTCCTATACAGATGATATTCGAGAAATTGCGAGTACCTCATTTTCTATCGAAAAAAAGCCTTTCAAAATTTACGACCCAAGACCAATAAATATCAGCACTTTTTACAATTACATAAGTTGGAAAACCTATATAGAAACGAAGAAAATCCCAAAAACCGAAAGCGTTTGGGAGATTTCTAAAAGCGAGATAACACCAAAATTTGATTATGCGTTCCATCTAAAAGACAAACTATTTACAGCTTACAACATATCGACTGCTATGGTTTCCTTACAATGGAGTCCTTTTAGCGATTACATGCAAACCCCAACTGGCCGAATTGAAACAGAAAAACGCTATCCAAAATTCACCTTTCAATTTACTCAAACCATAGGTAATCTATGGAAAAATGATTTTGATTTTAGCAAATTTGACTTCAAAACCGAATATGAAAAAAAATACCTCAACGGTCATAAAACCTCTTTATTAGTTCAGGCAGGTTATGCCAAGGGGGATGTTCCATTGACCCATTTGTACAATACCTCTCCAAATAATATTACTAAAGAAACCATTATCCAAAGAATTACTTTTGGAGGAAAAAACAGTTTTGAGACCATGTTTTTCAATGAGTTTTTCTCTAATAAATATGCCTATTTTCAATTCAAACACGCTTTTAACCGTGTCACCTTATTGAAAAAAATAAAGCCATCACTGGTATTAGTTTCCAGAATGGCTTGGGGAAATCTAGAACATCCCGAACAACATCTGGGATTAAATTTCAAAACCTTAAAGGATGGTTTTTTTGAATCGGGAATCGAATTAAACCAAATTTTTAATGGCTTAGGATTAACTACATTTTTCCGTTATGGTTCTAATCAGCTACCAAAACTACAAGACAATATTACCATCAAATTGAGTTATGTACTGAATTTAGGTTTTTAG